One window of the Bombyx mori chromosome 20, ASM3026992v2 genome contains the following:
- the LOC101740678 gene encoding three prime repair exonuclease 2 isoform X2 has translation MVRIETFVFVDLETTDVPRNDGNTTRITEISLVAVKRNHIVNTPFGETPRVQQKLTLCLYPRKFISTGATEVTKLSNELLEHEPPFNLEVFKIIDTFLSIFTEPACLIAYNGHSFDFPILKNQLEKLKVMFSRDVFCADCLYGFYDIDSIKSNLNMQETDCTDEIDFYKPSTSMQNINESTPKRQKIVLNQIQLKKKAVRKLFYENGEKPKNTYRLQDVYRRKLGRLPRGEAHRAENDCIMALEIATVYGKLFVDWIDKNSTLFSEVKPMTIGVKLGY, from the coding sequence ATGGTGCGTATCGAAACTTTCGTTTTTGTTGACTTGGAAACCACCGATGTCCCTAGAAATGACGGTAATACGACGAGAATAACCGAAATAAGTTTAGTGGCAGTGAAACGGAATCATATTGTTAATACTCCGTTCGGCGAGACGCCTCGAGTTCAGCAAAAACTCACCCTGTGCTTGTACCCGCGTAAATTTATAAGCACAGGCGCCACTGAAGTCACGAAACTTTCCAATGAGCTTCTCGAGCATGAGCCACCATTCAACTTAGAAGTATTCAAAATTATAGATACATTCCTAAGCATTTTCACGGAACCAGCTTGCTTAATCGCCTACAACGGACATTCCTTTGATTTCCCAATACTTAAGAATCAGCTAGAGAAATTGAAAGTAATGTTTAGTCGCGATGTGTTTTGTGCTGATTGTCTATATGGTTTCTATGATATTGATtctattaaatcaaatttgaacATGCAGGAGACTGACTGTACAGATGAAATTGACTTTTACAAACCCTCAACGTCTATGCAAAACATCAATGAATCCACACCAAAACGCCAAAAAATTGTATTGAATCAAATACAACTGAAAAAGAAAGCTgtacgtaaattattttatgaaaatggtGAAAAGCCAAAGAATACATACAGACTGCAGGATGTATACAGAAGAAAATTAGGACGATTACCACGTGGTGAAGCTCACAGGGCAGAGAATGATTGTATAATGGCACTCGAAATAGCTACTGTTTATGGTAAACTGTTTGTGGACTGGATTGATAAGAACTCCACATTGTTTAGTGAAGTGAAACCTATGACTATTGGTGTTAAACTCGGTTACTAG